In the genome of Hymenobacter cellulosivorans, one region contains:
- a CDS encoding sugar MFS transporter, whose amino-acid sequence MALVAPSSVGVPTTSEANPETPRYTSALASLTVLFFMMGFITCLNDILIPYLKGLFTLSYAKVNLVNFCFFGAYLVMGVPAGLLVKRVGYKRGMLVGFLVAAIGCFLFFPAAESRTFELFLGALFVLATGVVTLQVAGNPYVAILGPPATASSRLTLTQAFNSLATTIAPILGARLILSRLPDLTKLSATQAAALDVTSVQYLYLGIGAVLVLISLLLAFLKLPHIAHAPAPAGDTQRAWHYRHLLLGLVGIFAYVGAEVAIGSHIVSYLSQREVVGMSAGDAGEQVAFYWGAAMVGRFLGIGVLRKLNPGRVLAFNAIGAVLLVIISINTSGAVAMWSLLAVGLMNSIMFPVIFTLAVAGLGRHTEDASGLLSAAIVGGAIIPPLFGIIADSQSGGGGVHALRLAFILPVLCYLYIVWYGLRGSRPATE is encoded by the coding sequence ATGGCTCTTGTTGCTCCTTCCTCCGTTGGGGTGCCTACCACGTCGGAGGCCAACCCGGAAACCCCGCGTTATACCTCGGCGCTGGCCTCACTCACGGTACTGTTCTTTATGATGGGTTTCATTACCTGTCTGAACGACATCCTGATTCCCTACCTCAAAGGCCTCTTTACGCTAAGCTACGCCAAGGTCAACCTGGTAAATTTCTGCTTTTTCGGGGCGTATCTGGTGATGGGTGTGCCGGCAGGCCTGCTGGTGAAGCGCGTGGGTTACAAACGTGGGATGCTGGTCGGCTTCCTGGTAGCGGCCATTGGCTGCTTCCTGTTTTTTCCGGCCGCTGAGAGCCGCACCTTCGAGCTGTTCTTGGGCGCCTTGTTCGTGCTGGCTACCGGTGTCGTGACGCTGCAAGTGGCTGGCAACCCCTACGTGGCTATTCTGGGGCCACCTGCCACGGCTTCGTCCCGCCTCACGCTCACCCAGGCTTTCAACTCCCTGGCTACCACCATTGCGCCCATCCTGGGGGCCCGCCTGATTTTGTCCCGCCTGCCCGACCTCACCAAGCTTTCGGCCACGCAGGCTGCAGCCCTCGACGTGACTTCGGTGCAATACCTCTACCTCGGTATTGGGGCCGTGCTGGTGCTTATCAGCCTGCTGCTGGCGTTTCTGAAGCTGCCCCACATTGCCCACGCCCCCGCCCCGGCCGGCGACACCCAGCGGGCCTGGCACTACCGCCATCTGCTGCTGGGCCTGGTAGGTATCTTTGCCTACGTGGGGGCCGAAGTTGCTATTGGGTCCCACATTGTGAGTTACCTGAGCCAGCGGGAAGTAGTGGGTATGTCGGCTGGTGATGCCGGCGAGCAGGTTGCTTTCTACTGGGGGGCTGCTATGGTGGGCCGTTTTCTGGGTATCGGGGTGCTGCGTAAGCTCAACCCTGGTCGGGTGCTGGCCTTCAACGCCATAGGGGCCGTGCTACTAGTTATTATTTCTATCAATACCAGCGGGGCCGTGGCCATGTGGAGCTTGCTGGCCGTGGGCCTGATGAACTCCATCATGTTTCCGGTCATTTTCACGCTGGCCGTAGCTGGCCTGGGCCGCCACACCGAAGATGCCTCGGGTTTGCTCTCAGCCGCCATTGTGGGCGGGGCCATCATTCCACCACTGTTCGGTATCATTGCCGACAGCCAGAGCGGCGGGGGAGGGGTACATGCCCTGCGCTTGGCCTTCATTCTGCCCGTGCTCTGCTACCTCTATATCGTGTGGTACGGTTTGCGTGGCAGCCGCCCGGCCACGGAGTAA
- a CDS encoding glycoside hydrolase family 16 protein: MKFPTLFIQRSTRFGFSALLTLSLLSCTETKTKNVPTPVPPPPPTPVVNEEPKDYGQYTTLVWSDEFDGGSLNQSKWVQELGGGGWGNRELQNYTNSSDNTYFMGGNLVIEARKQQSGNNAYTSARLITKGKQTFQYGRIDVRAKLPKGKGIWPAIWMLGNDIDQNNWPKCGEIDIMELRGSQPREFLSTMHYANSAGNREYKGKTMPLDYDITDEFHIFSVVRSKDMLRFYLDGASQPYYTFTPSDVNGSPWPFNNPFFMILNVAVGGDFDGDPASNTVFPQQMQVDYVRYYQYK; encoded by the coding sequence ATGAAATTCCCCACCCTGTTTATCCAGCGTAGCACCCGGTTTGGTTTCAGCGCCCTGCTGACCCTGAGCCTGTTAAGCTGCACCGAAACGAAAACCAAGAACGTACCTACTCCCGTGCCACCGCCGCCTCCTACGCCGGTCGTGAACGAGGAGCCCAAGGATTACGGCCAGTACACCACGCTGGTGTGGAGCGACGAATTCGACGGTGGTTCCCTAAACCAATCGAAGTGGGTACAAGAGCTCGGCGGTGGAGGCTGGGGCAACCGGGAGCTACAGAACTATACCAACTCGTCGGACAACACCTATTTCATGGGTGGCAACCTCGTCATTGAGGCGCGTAAGCAGCAGTCGGGCAACAACGCCTACACTTCGGCCCGCCTTATCACCAAGGGCAAGCAAACTTTCCAGTACGGCCGCATCGACGTGCGGGCCAAGCTGCCCAAGGGCAAAGGAATCTGGCCGGCCATCTGGATGCTGGGCAACGACATTGACCAGAACAACTGGCCCAAGTGCGGCGAAATTGATATCATGGAACTGCGCGGCAGCCAGCCCCGGGAGTTCCTGTCGACTATGCACTACGCCAACAGCGCCGGCAACCGCGAGTACAAAGGCAAAACCATGCCCTTGGACTACGACATTACCGACGAGTTTCACATCTTTAGCGTAGTGCGCAGCAAGGATATGCTCCGCTTCTACCTGGATGGGGCTTCGCAACCCTACTACACCTTTACTCCCAGCGACGTCAACGGCAGCCCGTGGCCCTTCAACAACCCGTTCTTCATGATTCTGAACGTGGCCGTAGGTGGTGACTTCGACGGCGACCCGGCTTCCAATACGGTCTTCCCTCAGCAGATGCAGGTCGACTACGTGCGCTACTACCAGTACAAGTAG